The Arachis hypogaea cultivar Tifrunner chromosome 16, arahy.Tifrunner.gnm2.J5K5, whole genome shotgun sequence genome contains a region encoding:
- the LOC112806006 gene encoding uncharacterized protein: MGATPFKERILRAKLPRGFDKPTDMKYDGTKDPQEHLTAFEARMNLEGASDAVRCRAFPVTLAGPAIKWFNALPNGSITSFHDIIRKFMAQFTTRITKAKHPISLLGVTQKQEESTRKYLDRFNDECLTVDGLTDSVASLCLTNGLMNEDFRKHLTTKPVWTMHEIQNVAKDYINDEEVSQVVAANKRQHVATQHGNPTPRHNPPPKENSRDSLRPTHRPPRIGKFSNYTLLTAPITKVYHQIADRGVIPKARPLKERTGGNKALYCDYHRGYGHKTQDCFDLKDALEQAIRDGKLPEFVKFIREPRRTDRDKSPEREGRNPRTQKPPPRENPEEDPTIIVNVITGKDVSNKSKLTMKKDLKIMAVRHHDLVTIADSTITFLPEDCQHGTSAEDAPFVISARIGTGLVRRILVDTDADSNILFRGAFDKLGLRNDNLQTHRHGVTGLGDNFLKPDGSVTLPITIGTSNQRKTILSEFVVLKDSTAYNVILGRKTINDFSAVIFTKYLLMKFRADDGTIGTIHGDREVAAECDNNSLALRKKSRDAAGIFLADLDARLDGQPRPEPEGDMEKLQIGPTKEEYTFINRNLPHDLKEELSQLLKQNRDLFAFTPADMPGISPDLMSHHLAVDPLAKPVAQRRRKMSPDRAAEVRKQVKALLEANFIRELPYTTWLANVVLTKKKQHSSPQTEPTAIK; this comes from the exons ATGGGAGCCACGCCCTTCAAAGAAAGAATCTTAAGAGCAAAACTCCCTAGAGGCTTCGACAAACCGACCGACATGAAGTACGACGGCACTAAGGACCCTCAAgaacacctaacggccttcgAAGCCAGAATGAACTTGGAAGGAGCATCCGACGCGGTCCGATGCAGAGCCTTCCCAGTAACCCTTGCCGGACCagcgatcaaatggttcaacgccctcccaaacggatccatAACCAGCTTCCACGACATCATAAGAAAATTCATGGCCCAATTCACAACCCGAATCAccaaagccaaacaccccatcagcttgcTAGGGGTCACGCAGAAGCAAGAAGAATCTACAAgaaaatacctcgaccgcttcaatGATGAATGCTTgacggtcgacggactcacggacTCCGTCGCCAGCCTCTGCCTAACTAACGGACTCATGAATGAAGACTttcgcaaacacctcaccacTAAACCAGTATGGACCATGCACGAAATCCAGAACGTCGCCAAAGACTACATCaacgacgaggaagtcagccaggtcgtcgcTGCCAACAAACGGCAACACGTCGCCACCCAACACGGCAATCCGACCCCCCGTCATAACCCACCACCCAAAGAGAACTCACGAGACAGCCTTAGACCAACCCACCGACCACCAAGAATAGGAAAATTTTCCAACTACACCCTCCTAACAGCACCAATAACTAAGgtataccaccaaatagcagatcgaGGCGTCATTCCCAAGGCCCGACCACTCAAGGAAAGGACAGGAGGAAACAAAGCTCTCTACTGCGACTACCACCGCGGATACGGCCACAAAACACAAGATTGTTTCGATCTTAAAGACGCTCTTGAGCAGGCCATACGAGACGGAAAACTCCCAGAGTTCGTCAAATTCATCAGAGAACCAAGGCGCACCGACAGAGACAAATCACCAGAAAGAGAAGGACGCAACCCGAGAACTCAAAAACCACCCCCCAGGGAAAACCCCGAAGAAGATCCGACCATCATAGTAAACGTCATCACGGGCAAGGACGTGTCAAATAAGTCAAAACTAACAATGAAAAAAGACCTCAAGATAATGGCCGTCAGGCACCACGACCTAGTCACCATAGCCGACAGCACGATAACTTTCTTGCCGGAGGACTGCCAACACGGCACCTCGGCCGAAGACGCCCCCTTCGTCATATCAGCCCGAATCGGAACAGGGCTAGTAAGAAGAATACTGGTGGACACCGACGCCGACTCCAACATCCTCTTCCgaggagccttcgacaaactcgggctCCGCAACGACAACCTCCAAACGCACCGCCACGGCGTCACGGGCCTCGGAGATAACTTCCTCAAACCAGACGGCTCGGTTACTCTTCCCATCACCATAGGAACAAGCAATCAGAGAAAGACGATCTTATCCGAATTCGTCgtcctaaaagactccacagCCTATAACGTCATTCTCGGGAGAAAAACAATCAACGACTTCTCGGCAGTCATCTTCACCAAATACCTTCTCATGAAATTCAGGGCCGACGACGGCACCATCGGAACCATTCACGGAGACCGAGAAGTTGCAGCCGAATGCGACAACAATAGCTTAGCCCTAAGGAAAAAATCCCGGGACGCAGCCGGAATATTCCTTGCCGACCTAGACGCGCGGCTAGACGGCCAACCTAGACCGGAACCAGAAGGGGACATGGAAAAGCTACAAATAGGGCCAACCAAAGAAGAATACACGTTCATCAACAGAAACCTCCCACACGACCTCAAAGAAGAACTCTCGCAACTTTTGAAACAAAACAGAGACCTATTCGCATTCACACCAGCCGATATGCCGGGAATAAGTCCCGACCTGATGTCTCACCATCTGGCAGTAGACCCCCTAGCCAAACCAGTGGCGCAAAGAAGACGGAAAATGTCACCAGACCGAGCCGCCGAGGTCCGAAAACAAGTGAAAGCCCTACTCGAAGCCAACTTCATCCGAGAACTCCCTTATACgacctggctagccaacgtcgtactG acgaagaaaaaacagcattcatcACCCCAGACGGAACCTACTGCTATAAAGTAA
- the LOC140180422 gene encoding LOW QUALITY PROTEIN: probable 1-acyl-sn-glycerol-3-phosphate acyltransferase 4 (The sequence of the model RefSeq protein was modified relative to this genomic sequence to represent the inferred CDS: inserted 1 base in 1 codon) has product MDVCSPLKSDTKLKHQPLTPLRLLRGLLCLVVFLSTAFMFLVYFAPVAVVALRPFSTHFSRKTVSFIFSLWLALWPFLFEKXNKTKVVFSGDSVPSKERVLLIANHRTEVDWMYLWNLALRKGRLGCIKYILKSSLMKLPIFGWGFHILEFIAVERKWEIDEKILHHKLSTLKDRQDPLWLALFPEGTDYTEQKSQNSQKYASEVGLPVLKNVLLPKTKGFHACLEALRGSLDAVYDVTIAYKNQCPTFLDNVFGVDPSEVHLHVLRIPVDGIPACETEAASWLMNAFQKKDQLLSDFKVQGHFPNQINEKQLSTSKCIVTYTLVVAFTALFTYFTFFSHILFKLYVGLSCAYLAISTRYDFQLMPFTFYVNALFNSKKQKSG; this is encoded by the exons ATGGATGTTTGCAGCCCTCTTAAATCCGACACTAAACTAAAGCACCAACCTCTGACCCCTCTTAGGTTGTTAAGGGGTCTGTTATGTTTAGTGGTGTTTCTTTCCACAGCTTTTATGTTCTTAGTCTATTTTGCACCAGTGGCAGTTGTAGCGTTGAGGCCTTTCAGCACACATTTTAGTAGGAAAACAGTGTCATTCATCTTTTCGCTTTGGTTAGCTCTGTGGCCCTTCCTATTTGAAA ATAACAAAACTAAAGTCGTCTTTTCCGGTGATAGTGTTCCGTCAAAGGAACGTGTTTTACTGATTGCTAATCACAGAACTGAGGTTGATTGGATGTACTTGTGGAATCTTGCACTTCGTAAGGGAAGACTCGGATGCATAAAATACATCCTTAAAAGCAGCTTGATGAAATTGCCTATCTTTGGTTGGGGATTTCACATTCTGGAGTTCATTGCAGTGGAGAGGAAGTGGGAGATAGATGAGAAAATACTGCACCACAAGCTTTCGACACTAAAGGATCGTCAAGATCCTTTATGGCTAGCTCTTTTTCCAGAAGGAACCGATTATAC TGAACAGAAGAGTCAAAATAGTCAAAAATATGCTTCTGAAGTTGGGCTACCTGTGCTGAAAAATGTGTTGCTGCCAAAAACAAAAGGGTTTCATGCTTGCTTGGAAGCTCTACGAGGCTCATTGGACGCAG TGTATGATGTGACCATTGCGTATAAAAATCAATGTCCAACTTTTCTGGACAATGTCTTCGGTGTGGATCCGTCTGAAGTCCACCTACATGTTTTGCGGATTCCAGTGGATGGGATTCCAGCTTGTGAAACTGAAGCTGCTTCATGGCTAATGAACGCATTCCAGAAGAAGGATCAATTGCTCTCTGATTTCAAGGTTCAGGGTCACTTCCCTAACCAAATAAATGAAAAGCAACTTTCAACATCCAAGTGCATCGTTACTTATACTTTGGTGGTTGCTTTCACTGCCCTGTTCACATATTTCACCTTTTTCTCTCACATTTTGTTCAAGTTATACGTAGGTCTATCATGTGCATATCTGGCTATTTCAACGCGCTATGATTTTCAATTGATGCCTTTTACATTCTATGTTAATGCACTCTTTAACAGCAAGAAGCAAAAGAGTGGATAA
- the LOC140180423 gene encoding uncharacterized protein yields MSTSHFGKFYYRFKDEETSDGARLGETGFSDEDDPLYRVRVLHFGENADSGTVKRWYERQLLCSRFSEGCLKMGFLHLAEKRAVVSDYESDLRTWINGRYEKKSTKYWQEGNRWWINIREDFLKIFQPIFASLKKIHLMKGYHGNLNSRSSIKIQSCGPGQLNGILTDMQCQDIPDIEQMQRNDVQKLKAIICEVIYRPYGGQAAEKIKIDEVHELCFKQLDYFLGVGKVTDLKIKWGLDPVLFWASSRQIKFLRKVYWLLYQNGRVPTPMKRLLSFQQWTFEAHMDQAMNIVYSHKKNENPRRYALPESIFKFY; encoded by the coding sequence ATGTCTACATCGCATTTTGGCAAATTTTACTATAGGTTCAAGGACGAGGAAACTTCTGATGGAGCGAGGTTAGGAGAAACAGGATTTTCAGACGAGGATGACCCTTTATATAGGGTAAGGGTTCTTCATTTCGGGGAAAATGCTGATTCCGGGACGGTAAAAAGGTGGTATGAGAGGCAGCTGCTCTGCAGCAGGTTCAGTGAAGGATGTTTGAAGATGGGTTTCCTACACTTGGCAGAGAAAAGAGCGGTCGTGTCTGATTATGAAAGTGATCTGAGGACTTGGATCAACGGTAGATATGAGAAGAAGTCGACAAAATATTGGCAGGAAGGAAATCGGTGGTGGATTAATATAAGAGAGGATTTTTTGAAGATCTTCCAGCCAATTTTCGCATCCTTGAAGAAAATACATCTGATGAAGGGATATCATGGAAATTTAAATTCGCGCTCTAGTATCAAGATTCAATCATGCGGTCCTGGACAACTCAATGGCATCCTAACTGATATGCAATGCCAGGATATCCCTGATATTGAACAGATGCAAAGAAATGATGTACAAAAATTGAAAGCGATAATATGTGAGGTTATCTACCGTCCATATGGTGGACAAGCTGCggagaaaattaaaattgatgaggTTCATGAATTGTGTTTTAAGCAACTCGATTACTTCCTTGGTGTAGGCAAGGTAACCGACTTAAAGATAAAGTGGGGATTGGATCCCGTACTGTTTTGGGCTAGCAGCAGACAAATTAAGTTTTTAAGGAAAGTTTATTGGCTTTTATACCAGAATGGGAGGGTACCGACACCAATGAAAAGGCTTCTCTCATTTCAACAATGGACTTTTGAAGCCCATATGGATCAAGCCATGAATATTGTCTACTctcacaaaaaaaatgaaaatcctagACGATATGCTTTACCTGAAagcatatttaaattttattga